The Misgurnus anguillicaudatus chromosome 21, ASM2758022v2, whole genome shotgun sequence genome includes a window with the following:
- the LOC129447794 gene encoding protein C19orf12 homolog, producing the protein MTSKIDDVIGLCCKISENRKIKVTVENSAKGAATAGGGAFIGGLLGGPAGIFLGATVGGALGWWMTSGKFQPLHQIIMELPPEQKQKLYSDVMAVLGNLNWVDLAQLIVLVMGNSSMQMRVLSTILTYATKDLGAKVQYGD; encoded by the exons ATGACAAGTAAAATAGATGATGTAATTGGACTTTGCTGTAAGATATCAGAAAACAGGAAGATAAAAGTAACAGTAGAGAACTCCGCGAAAGGAGCTGCAACAGCCGGAGGAGGAGCTTTTATTGGGGGCCTGCTTGGAGGCCCAGCCGGTATATTTCTTG GTGCGACAGTAGGAGGAGCACTGGGATGGTGGATGACCAGCGGTAAATTCCAACCTCTTCATCAGATCATAATGGAGCTGCCTCCTGAACAAAAGCAGAAACTTTACTCTGATGTCATGGCAGTACTGGGCAATCTGAACTGGGTTGACCTTGCTCAATTAATTGTTCTTGTAATGGGGAATTCTTCTATGCAAATGCGTGTACTTAGTACTATACTTACGTATGCCACAAAAGATCTCGGAGCCAAAGTACAGTATGGAGATTGA
- the LOC129446829 gene encoding protein C19orf12 homolog — MNSQINDVMGLCSKISEHRKIKVAIENSMKGATTAGGGALVGAVVGGPPGIFVGATVGGALGWWMTSGEFQPLHQIIMELPPEQKQKLYSDVMAVLGNLNWDDIAQLISLVMGNSSMHMRVLSTILTYATKELGAKVEYGD, encoded by the exons ATGAACAGTCAAATAAATGATGTAATGGGACTTTGCAGTAAGATATCAGAACACAGGAAGATAAAAGTAGCAATAGAGAACTCTATGAAAGGAGCTACAACAGCCGGAGGAGGGGCTCTAGTAGGGGCAGTGGTTGGAGGTCCACCTGGTATATTTGTTG GTGCGACAGTAGGAGGAGCACTGGGATGGTGGATGACCAGCGGTGAATTCCAACCTCTTCATCAGATCATAATGGAGCTGCCTCCTGAACAAAAGCAAAAACTTTACTCTGATGTCATGGCAGTACTGGGCAATCTGAACTGGGATGACATTGCTCAATTAATTTCTCTTGTAATGGGAAATTCCTCTATGCATATGCGTGTACTTAGTACTATACTTACGTATGCCACAAAAGAGCTCGGAGCAAAAGTAGAATATGGAGATTGA
- the LOC129446842 gene encoding uncharacterized protein F13E9.13, mitochondrial, with protein MKFLKLFGRFKSNVIGMIHVQALPGTPLNSTTVSGITEKACREADIYHQAGLDGVIIENMHDIPYTLEAGPEVCASMTAVCSAVRRLYPSWPLGVQILSAANKSALAVALASGLDFIRAEGFVFSHVADEGLLNACAGELLRYRRHIGAEHIQIFTDIKKKHSAHALTSDVSIAETAKAAEFFLSDGVIVTGTATGAQADPEELREVTQSVRIPVLIGSGVTHSNVEHYLQAGAMIIGSHFKKDGYWANDLDAERVKKFMEKMHKLRD; from the exons ATGaagtttttaaaacttttcGGACGATTTAAATCAAATGTCATTGGCATGATTCACGTTCAAGCCCTGCCGG GGACTCCATTAAACAGCACAACTGTGTCGGGGATCACAGAGAAAGCATGTCGAGAAGCGGACATTTACCACCAAGCAGGGCTT GATGGAGTGATCATTGAAAACATGCATGATATTCCTTACACCCTTGAGGCGGGTCCAGAGGTGTGTGCATCTATGACCGCTGTGTGTTCTGCCGTTAGAAGGCTTTATCCATCCTGGCCACTTGGTGTACAGATCCTCTCTGCTGCAAACAAATCAGCGCTGGCCGTTGCCTTGGCATCAG GGTTGGATTTTATCCGTGCGGAGGGCTTTGTGTTTTCGCATGTAGCTGATGAAGGCCTGCTAAATGCTTGTGCTGGTGAGCTACTGCGCTACCGTAGACACATCGGAGCAGAGCACATTCAGATCTTTACAGACATCAAGAAGAAGCACAG TGCCCATGCCCTCACTTCAGATGTGAGTATAGCTGAGACAGCCAAAGCAGCTGAGTTCTTCCTCTCTGATGGAGTCATCGTCACAGGAACGGCAACTGGAGCGCAAGCTGATCCAGAAGAATTAAGGG aGGTTACCCAATCTGTACGAATCCCTGTTCTTATCGGTTCTGGAGTAACACACAGCAATGTGGAGCACTACCTTCAAGCAGGTGCTATGATCATTGGCTCCCACTTCAAAAAAGATGGCTATTGGGCAAATGATCTGGATGCAGAGAGAGTGAAAAAGTTCATGGAGAAGATGCACAAACTTCGTGACTAA
- the ccne1 gene encoding G1/S-specific cyclin-E1 gives MPSKKVTQTEQINTKDEPPKANSARPRKRKADVAIHLQDPDEEVTEMTRKKPCASQACWNPDTGYTSPCRRIPTPDEVEEPVAVGSVGFAQYTSENIFITPPRSTPLPALCWASKDDVWNNLLRKDKIYLRDTRVMHRHPNLQPKMRAILLDWLMEVCDVYKLHRETFYLSQDYFDRFMATQENVMKTTLQLIGISCLFIAAKMEEIYPPKVHQFAYVTDGACSEEDIFSMEIIIMKELNWSLSPVTPVAWLNIYMQMAYLKEHAEVLVSQYPQATFVQIAELLDLCILDVKSLEFSCSLLAASALFHFSSLELVIKVSGLKWSDLEECVKWMVPFAMSIREVGSSALKTFKGIATDDMHNIQTHVPYLDWLGRVHSYQLVDVESSQRSPVPSGVLTPPPSSEKPESTVS, from the exons ATGCCAAGTAAGAAAGT GACACAAACAGAGcagattaacacaaaagatgaACCTCCTAAAGCAAATTCCGCGCGTCCAAGGAAAAGGAAAGCAGACGTGGCTATT CACTTACAAGATCCAGATGAAGAGGTCACGGAGATGACCAGAAAGAAACCATGTGCATCCCAG GCCTGCTGGAATCCTGACACGGGTTACACAAGCCCATGCAGGCGGATCCCCACACCTGATGAAGTCGAGGAACCGGTTGCTGTTGGCAGCGTGGGATTCGCACAGTACACCTCAGAAAACATTTTCATCACTCCCCCACGCTCTACCCCCCTACCAGCCCTCTG TTGGGCGAGCAAAGATGACGTGTGGAACAACCTACTTAGAAAGGACAAAATTTACCTAAGAGATACACGCGTTATGCACAGACATCCAAATCTCCAACCCAAAATGAGAGCAATTCTGCTGGATTGGCTAATGGAG GTTTGTGATGTGTATAAACTACACAGAGAAACGTTTTACTTGAGTCAGGATTACTTTGATCGTTTCATGGCCACACAAGAGAACGTAATGAAAACAACACTACAGCTTATTGGCATCTCCTGCCTCTTCATTGCTGCCAAAATGGAG GAAATTTACCCTCCCAAAGTGCACCAGTTCGCTTACGTTACTGATGGGGCCTGCTCAGAAGAGGACATTTTCAGCATGGAAATTATCATCATGAAG GAGTTGAATTGGAGTTTGAGCCCTGTAACCCCAGTGGCTTGGCTGAACATTTACATGCAGATGGCCTATTTGAAGGAGCATGCTGAAGTTCTCGTGTCCCAGTACCCGCAGGCTACGTTCGTACAAATTGCAGAG CTCTTGGATCTGTGTATACTAGATGTAAAGAGTCTGGAGTTTTCGTGTAGTCTTCTTGCAGCTTCAGCACTCTTCCATTTCTCATCTCTGGAACTAGTGATTAAAGTTTCAG GGCTAAAGTGGTCCGATTTGGAGGAGTGCGTGAAGTGGATGGTCCCTTTTGCCATGTCAATCCGTGAAGTGGGCAGTTCGGCTCTCAAGACATTCAAAGGAATCGCAACAGATGACATGCACAATATTCAGACTCATGTGCCTTACTTGGATTGGCTG GGGCGGGTGCACTCCTATCAGCTAGTGGATGTTGAGAGCAGTCAGAGGTCTCCAGTTCCATCTGGAGTACTCACTCCACCACCCAGTAGTGAGAAACCAGAGAGTACAGTCTCCTGA
- the LOC129446820 gene encoding protein C19orf12 homolog, protein MDDMMNDILRLCCELSADKQIKAAFKNSVKGAAAAGGGAFVGGLLGGPVGIALGGAVGGALGAWMTSGQFRPLPEILMELSPIQQEKLCSDVKTALGTLKWTDVVHLLTQVRENGVLQQKVLGAIMSYTKNELKAEVQYVD, encoded by the exons ATGGACGATATGATGAATGATATCCTGCGTCTTTGCTGTGAACTCTCAGCAGACAAACAGATAAAAGCAGCATTTAAAAATAGtgtcaaaggagcagcagcagCTGGTGGTGGTGCCTTTGTAGGAGGACTACTTGGTGGTCCAGTCGGTATAGCTCTTG GTGGTGCCGTGGGAGGGGCCCTGGGAGCTTGGATGACAAGTGGCCAATTCAGACCTCTTCCTGAGATCCTCATGGAGCTGAGTCCTATACAGCAGGAGAAACTCTGCTCGGATGTGAAGACAGCATTGGGCACGCTGAAATGGACTGACGTTGTTCATCTACTTACCCAAGTTAGAGAGAATGGAGTTCTGCAGCAGAAAGTGCTTGGCGCTATAATGTCTTATACCAAAAATGAGCTCAAAGCTGAAGTGCAGTATGTAGATTGA
- the LOC129446849 gene encoding uncharacterized protein encodes MIGKIIAQFVGSVEENPSDAVVETEDYTNLLELEDGEWVIINIQENQSVGSCEANTLENLLIEHPSMSVYQMKPDEEDIALEEEEPEDMTRSPPIRRHVSWLAAWGSPLPCSNILLSVQRARVYNEHRKLTRGALNRQNLTKTRFLSERRYGYFKQPTQRLYNY; translated from the exons ATGATCGGTAAAATCATTGCACAGTTCGTTGGCAGCGTAGAGGAGAATCCCAGTGATGCTGTAGTTGAAACTGAAGACTACACGAACCTTCTTGAGCTTGAGGATGGCGAATGGGTTATCATAAATATACAAG AGAACCAGTCTGTTGGCTCATGTGAGGCAAACACGTTGGAAAACCTGTTGATTGAGCACCCCAGCATGTCTGTGTACCAGATGAAGCCTGATGAGGAAGACATCGCTTTAGAAGAAGAAGAACCGGAAGACATGACTAG GTCTCCACCAATCAGACGTCACGTTTCTTGGCTAGCTGCATGGGGCAGCCCATTGCCCTGCAGCAACATACTGCTTTCAGTGCAGCGTGCCAGAGTTTATAATGAGCATAGAAAGCTGACCCGTGGCGCCCTCAACAGGcaaaaccttacaaaaacacgCTTTTTATCTGAGCGCCGCTACGGCTACTTCAAGCAGCCCACTCAACGCCTGTACAACTATTGA